AAATTAGTATGTcagttttaacaatttatttggATTATGCTTAAACTGGAATAATCTGTAGATAAGGTCAAAACCTTGAAGTAAATCATTctaattataaagaaaacaaatcaggtTACATAAATGTGTTGACTTTTATGTTATTGATAGAGTAGTTAATGAAAATTTGATTACAGAAAAATTCCCAAGGGTTCTTTTAAAAGCTTCAGCACACTAACTTACTGCCCCAGCGCACTGATGAAATTGATATATCAAGATTAAGATATTTGATCTATGTAgacaaattacagaaaaaattgCCATTTTATGGAAAATTAGTGAAATCAGCATTTGAAGATCAAAGAAAACACCAAAATCACTTAAATAAGTGAttactgaaatttgaaaatcacTGAAATAAGCGATAATGAAATCACTTGTTTGAGTCATACCCCTGACTGTTGACTGACTTACATTTAAGTTTACTTCAAAGTTCACATCTTTCTTAGTAATACCAATTCACATAcagaatttttttcttataaatgctCACAAATCTACAAATTTTTTGTCATTCACAGCAAGCATTGGAATTTAACTCTTAAAACAACTCTTATACATTCTGCTGATCCCTGATTTGACatgtcaaataattttcaacaaatggCTGATTGTTTTTAGATAACTTCATTCGTAAATAGCTCGCCATCCAGTCTTAGTCATTTGTAAAGCATTGTTAACTTAATGTAACAACACAAACACTATTCTTAAAGAATGGTGAAAAGTCTTTTGTGTGTAATTGAATACGATTGCTTTATGAATCAATTACAAATGATTGAGTATAGTTTATAATTGGTTGGCCACAAGTTTAGgaataaatttaaatactttCTTGATGTATATGAATATACATTTCCGATTGTTTTGGGATATATTCGAGTACTTTGCAAATGtatttgatattgatttaagatttaggtttgattgattggttaagGTTTAATGCCCTATCAGCAGCTTGTGAAAGTTTTATGAATCTGGTAAAGTTTTGAGATTCGTAAGCAATCGTAAGAAAAATTTGTGTATGTGAAGTGTTATAACTATACATGGTAGATTCATCTAACCTTGTATTTGCATGCATCCTAGATAGTAGATTATCATCTAGGCAAAGTCATGTGTTTCGCAGTTGAACACTCAGACAATATTAAGAACAAGACAAACTAAGTGATagttgattatttatatttttgtcaaagattTGATACAAAAATCCAGCAtactttatatgtattttttcaattgaatatcCGTATTGGTGACAAGTACCTAACCTGGAGGTTTCAACGTAAGTTGTGTCATAAATGTCTAACTTCATATAAACATTACAGACATAAAAAATAGCATTGAGTAAAAAGGAAAACAGAATGAATAATAGGTTAATCAAACCaagatttatttattacttaGGTCATATGTCCAGCTGTTTGAAACTGAAATAGTAACAGTTGATGACTCCGATGATGAAGGTGACAAAACCATACCAATGGATGGGTACGTATTTGAagatttcatgtttatttatgtatacttAAATTGCACTAaaattgggattgattttgggagttttggtcccaacagtttaggaattgggggctaaaaagggcccaaataagcatatttttttattttcgcactataatttaagtttaagtaaatagaaatctatgaaattttgatacaaggtttatgaccacaaaagaaaggttgggatgagtttgggagttttggtcccaacagtttaggaattaggggccaaaaaggggcccaaataagcatttatcttggttttcgcacaataactttagtataagtaaatagaaatctatgaaatttaaacacaaggtttatgaccacaaaaggaaggttgggattgactttgggagttttggtcccaacagtttaggaataaagggcccaaagggtccaaaattaaactttgtttgatttcatcaaaaattaaataattggtgttctttgatatgcctaatctaactgtgtatgtagattcttaatttttggtcctgttttcaaattggtctacattaaggtccaacgggtccaaaattaaactaagtttgattttaacaaaaaatgaatccttggggttatttgatatatgctgaatctaaaaatgtacttagattttctattatgggcccagttttcaagttggttcaaattgtggtccaaaatttaactttgtttgatatcaacaaaaattgaatccctggggttctttgatatgctgaacctaaacatgtattaaatttttgattttaggccaaattttcaagttggtccaaattggggtccaaaattaatctttgtttgatttcaacaaaaactgtatatatggggttctttgatatatgcttaatctaaccatgtatttagatttttgatgtttgggcccggttatcaaactggtccacattgaggtctaaagggtccaaaattgaactttatttgatttcgtgaaaaattgaattcttggggtcctttgatatgctgaatctaaccatgtattttgattttggatattggaccataataggtaatgtccaatttaaagtttttaagtttaagttcttagaccacattcattatgtgtcagaaacctctgttgtgtcaactatttaatcagaatccaaattcagagctgtatcaagcttgaatgttgtgtccatacttgccccaatgttcagggttcgaactgtgcagtcgtataaagctgcgccctgcggagcatctggttatccCTTTCATTGGTGAtacttttttgttcattttagtGATATCAGTTTGCCAGAGTTATTAATAAAGTTACAGTCACAGGTTGACCTGGAGAAGATAACGAAATTCAATATCAACAGAAACCTTGTTTTAGATGGTGCTCGGAGAGCCATCAAAAGGAAATCCTTCTGTGCTAAAAGCAAGATAAGTGTGAAGTTTACGGACGATGTAGGAATCGCAGAAGGTGCCGTAGATGAAGGTGGACCAAAAAGAGAGTTCTTGAGAATGCTGATGAAAAAGATCCAATACCTGCACATTTTTGAAGGTCCTGAAAACAGAAGAATTTTGGCCTATAGTACATCAGGTGAATTTATATTGTCTCATCTTGGTGAAAGATTAAAAAAGGAATTTCATGTATTCTCTATACAGTTACATTTTTATGTCTCCCACTTTATAGGGATGGAGAGGTATTTTGTCATGTTTAATTATCAGTCATCTGGGTGAAGGTTtgcaattgtttctccataggccgtaatggtaacgttttcttctgttgctcagtccatatcgttaaCTTGGATATATATGATGGCTCGTTTTGAAGCTGAGAATTTCTTAtttgtggttaaattttcagggtacgaagtgagattactttttctgtaaattagcaaacccagAGTATTcttttgtgatgcggctccttgtggtCAAAAATCCCtgttttaacacaataagttctttgaacttttaatagctccatagtttttacacatttattctatgtccCTCTACTTTCCTTATCACCACAAATGGTTAAGCTCaatcatttgtaaaaaatagaaacatgtccaatatcaatACACAGAGATTTCTTGTACACATTACTTGGGGTTCCTCATCTAGAGCTGGTGCATTAGGGATCTTGACCCATCTCTCACAATAACCCTCACACCATTTACAATAGGGGACACTTTGGGGATCTAGACACTTGTTACGGTTTTAAAGGGAAGGACCATTTTTATGcctcatttatgggcattatgttttctggtctgttcgttCATTTGTTcttccgtctgtctgtccggcttcaggttaaagtttttggttgagttagtttttgatgaagttgaggAAACTTAGTATACTTGTAccttatgatattatctttcaaatgttaatgccaaataagagtttttaccccattttcacggtccactagaCAGAAAATTATAATGCAGATGGTGCATCCATGTattagggacacattcttgtttccctCATTTTGGTTCTGATTTCTGGAAGGTCTGtgaaacacaaaacaaacatgatatatattatatcactgAATCAGGGATTGATAATATATAGTTAtgaatagtaaaatttattctttgacatctatcatgtctattaaGGCCtctaaatgttaaatttaatatatcttaaatcttttatcacattttagcaaaatatttagttttgttttattgtagcCCTAGAAGACAATCTGTACAGAGATGTTGGATTATTCTTTTCCCTATCCATTGTACACGGAGGACCATCACCAAAATTCCTTTCTCCAGTTATGTACAATGCGTTGGTAGGACAAGCTGGAGAAAGGAATATTGAAGATATAGCAGATGGTGACTTGAGAGGAGAAGTTCAAAAGGTAGTATTTAGAAAGTATTGGATTGATAATAAGAATTGTTATAGAAAATAGGGGtagaatgcagtttttggcttataactcaaaaaccaaagcatttagagcaaatctgacgagattaaattgttaattaggttaagatctatctccctgaaattttcagatggatcggacaaccggttgttgggttgctgcccctgaattggtcatttaaggaaattttgccgttttttgttataatcttgaatattattatagatagagataaactgtaaacagcaataatgtacagctaAGTAAGACCTCGAAGGCTAGAAATAAGGCAACATTTGACCAacatggtcaattgaccccataaggacttactgtcctttatagtcaatttttaacaattttcataaaatttgtaaatttttaataacattttccactgaaactacttgggccaagttcattatagatagagataattgtaagcagcaagaatgttcagtaaagtaagatgtacaaacacatcaccatcaccaaaatgcAATTTTGCCATGAattcatctgcttcctttgtttaatattcacatagaccaaggtgagcgacacaggctcattagagcctctagttttgttaattagcttgaagatattgatttgattattGGTTACAGATCAAGATCAAATGTTGTTCTGGTTTGATGAGATGTTGAGCACAGTTATGGTCGTTGGAtagtttaaacttttttattctTCAAGCTTGAAGAATTTGACTTGATGCTTGTTATATACTTTACACTGTTACAAGTTATAGATCATGATCGCATATTGttccaataaaatgaatttttaactgACTGTATAATGTCATGCAATACTCACAGAATGCCTGTTTTAAcccaatttaaacaaattagcAGATAAttctattttctaaatatatatatatgtagttcTTGCTGGCTATATACCTATGTGCTAAATGTCACCTGACACTTAGATTGTTGATAGAGTTTTAATAacctgtttttcttttttagttaaAAGATGCATCAAGTTTGCAAGACTTGAACAAACAAATGAATGCAATGTCAACCCTGTTGATAACAGCGGGATGTTTCAGGCCTATATTGAACATGcaacaaaaagataaattaatcATGGATATTGTCAGATTTTTGGTCCTGGAAAGAACCAGTACTCCTCTTCACCAGTgagtaatattttatttttgattggaaaactggggccctttataggtTATTGTTCCGTGTTGAAGGGTGTACATTGACCTCtaacggtttacttttttaaattgttatttggatgaagagttatCAGTTGGTTatgtcattggcactcatacatcATCTTCCTAAGTATTGTATGGTATTAGAGAGACAGGACTGACACTTCCATTCaacagaaaatgaaatactCTGGACTGAGTGGGTAAATTATAGATTAATATCTCCTTAAAGGAAAATGTCATCAATACATGCAATGACATGAAAAGTGGAGGGTATTAAGTATAAACTCTTTTTAAAAGTCATCAATGAGAAGTTTTTCACATGCAATCATTTCTGTTGAACTTGAATGTATTACAAAGCATCCTTAACCTGATAACCTGTTTCATCTAAAAGACCCTGCtgaaaatggaaatggtgaCCTGAAGATGTTTGTAAACTATATAGCTATTATGAAACTTTTAACTTAGGTTTTTTCAACAACATTAAAGTCTTGTTGCAGGATATAATGTGTAATTCTTTTGTGAACAGTTAATATAGATGTCTCTCTTTCAAAGAATGAAGACATATTATTTAAGTGTGAATTcctcatacaaaattttatccATGTCAtgactttttatgccccatgttttctggtctgtgcatttGTTCATTCGTTCGTTTGTGCATCCGTCCGtttgtcccacttcaggttaaagttttggttaaagtttttggtcgaggtagtttttgatgaagttgaagtccttatgatatgatctttctaattttaatgcaaaattagcaATTATCCCCCATTTTAACGGtacactgaacatagaaaatgatagtgcggatggggcatccgtgtactggggacacattcttgtttctctTTTGAAGTAGATATCTATAATTTGGTACATGGGTGCATCATGTCGAGGACATGTGTTGCTAACTAGAGTCAGTAACGAATCACAGTAACCTTTGACCTCGAAGTCAAatacattcaaaaatttgtCTAGGCTATCTATAGGCTTTTGGTATTTTGTATGTGAGTATATAtcacctaatttaaaaaaattagtgaccttgacctttgactttAAGGTCAAATAATTAAATGAAGTCTATTTATGTCCCCAACATCTTCAAGTGCAACACAAAAGGGATATATGCATTTTCTTCCACCAAACAAATAGTGAGATGAGGTGAATTGTCTGTCGTGTCTTTCACTTATCATTCTCAAGATTGCCATTTAAAGATTATCACAAATATTATTCTTCTAATAGgttctatttttgtttaattcagcTGAATACAATGCATATCTTAAATATGTTTACATGGTTGATATGTTGGTGTTTAATAAACTGGTATACAATTACAGGTTGCGTGATGGGTTACAGACACTTGATGTATTAACGTACATTCAAGAGCATTATAAAGCATTTAAGGATTTGTTTGTCTGtcaaggaaatgaaaaattgacCGCTGAAATGATGGAGGTGGTGTTTATGGATATCAAAATGTCAGTTCCAGGCAGCAACAGAAGACGGGACGAGGAGAACATTGTTGGATATTGGAGAGATTTTTTAATTGACTTGCAAGGTACTTGTAAAATATATGcctcacatcttctttttattatataaacataaaatttgattcaaCACCACCACTTCTGGAAGCACATATTCTGATCtggaattttaatttttctatatgaaggcttaatttaaaacataagaaTGCTCTTGatctttaatacatgtatattttaattcttaaCCAAAATTAGAGTTTCCTGCATTGCAATATTGTAAGGGACAGTCATTAGAAAGAAACTTATGAAACCAAGCATTATCAGAAACAGAAGAAagtaaatattgtttgtttggaTATATAGGGTAAAACTACCCAAAAGGACTGAATAGCATTCTTatattttctatacatgtatgccCTTTTACAAGACTTATGGTATAACGTTTACCGTCCGTCTTCAACATTTCCGACATTATCTCAAATACGCTTTAACCACTATGCATAAAACTGTATTGAATTGttatatcttttgatttgagctcccttttgttttttttacaaatttcaaatttacgtTTTCCAAGTATTGGGAGTTTTACTAAAGGggtgattttccagtttttggacaagaacttgaaaaaaaaatcaccaactTACTAGAAACTGTTTAATTCTATTCACATGTgctcccttttgatttttatacgactgcaaaaaatTTGCgttcgtatattgctatcacgtcttcgtcgtcgttgtcgtcgtccgtAGACAGattggtttccggacaataacttcagtttaagtgaatggatctctgtGAAACTTAACcaaaaggttcaataccacaaaaggaaggttgggattgttTTTGGGGGTATTGATCCCAACCGTTCAGGAATTatgggccaaaaacaagcatttttctagtttccggacaataacttgtgaATAAATTTTtgattgctctgaaattgtaccacaaggttcaataccacaagtagaaggttgggattgattttgggggtatttgccaaaaccGTTTAGGAAtgaagggccaaaaaggggcccaaatcaagtatttttctagttttcagactaacttgtgttaaagtttatggatatctctgaaattgtaccacattttacaaaaataaaatttcttaacatttttttttgtggggggggggggggggggtaaaaaaaaaatatttggggggggggggatttttttttcttcaagatTAACGAAATTAccctttttttggaaaaaaaatttgggggggggggtgggcaattttttttttttaattttaggatttctcacaatttattttgctttttttttgtctatagtCTAAACACAGGTATTGCACAACAGCAGTGTATTGCGCAACAGCAAATTGTATTGCGCAACAGCATGAAAtcttcaattgaaaataaattcaaatcatttaaccaattttaagttctttgactacattTATTCTGTGACAGAAAActattatgtgtcaaatatttaattaaaatccaaaTTCAGCCTCTATCTCACAatgcatgttaatataccgAAGGCAACCAAGTTGCGAAGGAAATGATGTTTTTGACTTGTCCACAGTCAATcccaactttttttcaaaaatttgcaGATAAAAGTATACCATTCTTTCTGCTCTGCTGATTTGACTGAAATTATGTGCCTTCAACTTTGAAACTTcaccaatttcacagtccattgaacatggaaaatgataatgcgagtaGGGCATCCCtgtacttaggacacattcttgtcattgtttttatctttaaaaaaattagggaCCAGTGATATAATAAACCATGTAAAGACagactttgtttttttaaagcaattgccAGGCAAGTTGCTTTATTCTTATGGGACATAGCCATTTTGACCTACATTACATAGTATAATCCCGTATAATCAAGCCTATCAAGATCAAGATCAAGCCaaattttaaacagatttttcattaaatattctgACAAAATCCTACTTGTCTTCTTCTTACATACATAAAGACAAACATAGACAAACAACCGTTGTTTTGTGaagttacaaaatattttcatgaagatgcattttaacatttaagttgccatttgttttctctaattattttgaaagtccGCATGGAAAAAGTGCGTTTTTTACCCCTGATATTTCGTTCTCATTATGtttcatataaattttaaatcatttttgttgttgagttaatattgattatttcaatgaattattccttatacgattttattttgattgtttcgtgtttttatttgcatgtagtaaattttctctttttcattcataaaactatggttcattcataaaattgttttaaattattacgcACGTTATAGTAAAGAAACCGATGGTTATTCACTGTTAAAGAAGCACAATGTTCCCGTTTTGATTACATTGACACTGAATTTACTAACCTAATTGTTCAATTTCATCTTAGGGGTCGTTAAAATAGCCCCAAAACACGATTTTGTTCAAATCAACTCCCAcgaaaatataaatagattaacacggtctcactaattagagacaagAAGCGTCAACAAGCGACTAGGAAGGGCAAATAAGCaacaatgaaatgaaattgGCGACAAGAAAATGGAAATAAGTTACAAGATTGCAAACATATTTTCAACTCGATTGACCCTTGATTTGATTTCTTGTTGCTTATTTTCCCCTTTGGTATCGCTAATTTAATTTCCTTGTcgccatttttttaatttcaaaaatcgcCTTTTTAGTCGCTTGTTGACGCTTTTTGtttctaattagtgagaccgctTTCATCATAGATCTGTGAATCACCGATTTGCCGAGATTTTGAAATGAATCCTCTGTTTGCACGTCGGAAATATATCAAACCCTGATTTTGGTGGACGAATTTCAAGTTGCAGGATGTCCCTTGCGTCTCATTTGATTGGAATTCGTGGTGAAATTACGACTTTTGAGGAAAAACGATTTCGTCAATTATGAGGGTcttgatgggggggggggggggggggggggggggggggtggtctgttattctgtaaacatttaatttttaccctttttttctctaatcttcaaaaaattagtCTATTCttcaaaagtgatttttttacgCATTATTCTCTAATTTTTTCCCCAGTTTTCTTTGATAGAAGTATCGGAAACCAGTTCACATTGACTGAATCCTATAGTCTGTTATCACGAAACCAAAAAAAGTTTACAGAgtttgttttcacttttatatttttacaaatttctttaaattttaagaaggGAAAATTCTGTAAACACTTAACTTTTAgcgttttcttttattaattattcaatattcattatatttttagaccacacatttctctaatcttcatttttttgcccgttattctctaatcttcattttttaagggcattattctataatcatttaaccccatccaaaccctcaaTTATGCCTTTGCAAAACTTAGCCGACAACGGAATGTGAAATGTAGTTGACACAGACAGTTGGAgcttaatgtgttttttttctatgcatAAAAGAACATTGCAATTTCTTCACGAGAAAGGAGAAGTTGCGATCGGGGCACTTTCAAAACTCTGTCACAGTAACTTTGACGCACGGTCCGAAGTCGTACGTGGACGTAAACAATTAGCTaaacataggcggatccagggaggGACCCTGGGGGTCCGGCCCCCCTTTCGTGggaaacatttggttgattatatagggaatcactgaagcatgactggagctcccccctttatgaaaaattctggatccgccactgctaaAACAAGGAAACTGTCAataagatgtttaaaaaaatgttaactacTACTAGTATacagcaattgcttttacagCCTTTAAGGCTTTGATTTCATATTGGGACCTCATTGAGATGTGaagcataaaaaatattgttcatgTAGTAATATGAAAGTTTATTGAGTGAGGTTGTTTAGCTTTTATAGCCAACTAAAGTTCAACTTTGTTACATAACATTTAATGAATCAGTTATCCTCtttgatttttgtataattatgaCTATATGGACATTCCCTGTGATCAATCTACTACCAGCTTGGCTGTTGGTTTTGGTCGATCAATTACTTACCTGGTTTGTATAAACATGAGTAAACCTCAACTGAAGTCAACATTTTGtataaagttttaatatttgtcttatttcagaAGATGAGGATGGTGAAATTACCTTAggtgatgttttatcatttgcaACTGGAGCAGACTGTGTACCTCCATTAGGATTTGATCCATCACCATCTATTACTTTTCTTCATGACTCAGGATTGTTTCCAAAAGCAAACACATGCTCAATGGAGTTGAAGCTTCCAGTTTCAGAAGAttttaatacattaaaaaaaaacatgactttTGGAATTGCAAACTCACCAGGCTTTGGACTGGCATAAACCATTCATGGGAGTCTTTAATTTTAATACTCTTCCATacttcatcttcattttttgtcTTGCCTGGTACAAAGGTtgttacaaatacaaatttgaatatttctgtataaatatattgattatatAAATTCTTATACAAATGGTATCATGTTGTCGTTGTCCAtagacatttggttttcacacaataacttaagtatattaagtaaataaaagtctatgaaatttaaacacatgttttttttaccacaaaaggaaggttgggattgatatTTGGagtttggtcctaacagtttaggaggAAGAGGCCAAAAGGGTAAAAtgttaactcttttttttttttttattgatttcatcaaaaattgaattatttgggttctttgatatgtctATTCTAATCGTGTATTtggattcttaatttttggtcctgttttcaaattggtctacattaagatccaaagggtccaaaattaaacttagttgattttaacaaaaaaataattcttggggttgtttgatatgctgaatctgaaaatgtatgaatttttattatgggcccagttttcaagttggtccaaataggggttcaaattaaacttttgtttgatttcaaccaAAATTGAATATAAGGGGTTCGTTCTTTGACATGCtcaatctaaccatgtatttagatttttgatatttggtccccattatcaaattggtccacattatggtctaaagggtccaaaattggaactttatttgatttcatcaaaaattgagtTCTTGTGGTTCTTTGATacgctgaatctaaccatgtatttaaattttggaaaatggACCATAAAAAGtgaatgtccaatttaaaacttttcagCTTTTAGACcccattcattctgtgtcagaaacctatgcagtgtcaactttttaatcacaatccaaattcagagctgtatgaAACtcgaatgttgtgtccatatttGCTCCCCATTTTCAGGGTTCCACTTCTGCGGTCGTGTCAAGCTGTGCCCTGccaaacattttattatgttatagttTTGAACAAGTTCCAAAAAGAAACTTGGGTGCTTTATATGTTAAATTGTTGTTTGACTCAAACTGCACAGACATCTGagtttgattattttgtaaaacatgtataacAGTTAGGGAAACTGATgagttgttgaaaataaaatatttagatcTAATGTTATCATAATACTATGAACTTTTGTTTTGCAATTTATGGAGAACATAACTGTCaggtttattttcattaaaatgttttattaaagtatgtgttatgtgtatatatagGTCCAAGTGCAAAAACCCACAttcttacatgtatgtttttggaaatttataataaattttgaagattttcataaacactttttagctcacctaaGTAAAAGTCCAATTGCCATCAAGTTATGACCATCATTTGTCATAAAGTTTTCACATTTTCATTCTCTGAAACCTCTTGACAGATTTTAAGTAAAAATCGCATGAATGGTCAGTGCAAGGTCCTTAACAAATGACCCTACTTTGTTCTAGTCCAATGAAAAACATGTCCGCTAGAGCAAATCTTAGATTCTGTTTGGCCAATTTTCAAAGATTGTCTCCGAAACTACTAGACAAAATGGTTTGAAACTTTACATAAATCCTTATTTTGTTCTGGTCTGACGAAAAATGGCCACAGCCAGGGTTCAAAGTTTACATAGAAACCCTACGGGAAATCATATTTTTCCAATTTCTCAAGTACAAAGTAGCTGatatatgaacaaattaaaccatacatatatttgaatattataaagcTCTTAAGATAGACCAAAAAAGGATTGCCAAAAGGGCTACACATGCAGGGTCATTGTGAGCCTCCGATTTTCAAAAATCTTGAAACTTAAGAGTCATGATCTATGACATGTCCTGAACAAATGGTCTTCGTTTTTCTCTGGTACGGAAGTACTGTAAAGGTGAAAATGTACAACTGGCAAGTGT
The genomic region above belongs to Mytilus trossulus isolate FHL-02 chromosome 7, PNRI_Mtr1.1.1.hap1, whole genome shotgun sequence and contains:
- the LOC134724680 gene encoding uncharacterized protein LOC134724680 isoform X1; translation: MMSGHIKVSHSELCYDAEVLLPLKEDVLERETLKSQFPSAVGLRYHVGGVLKAVAADTRGFSSPDGGWGTRRYIVVTTAECAGQARDIIGNRPSTSGLAQQITSVFKSSKATSHPRTHFSPIQGAASRKDIRQQMKKKKKLFEKSYKVVFIGNIKLPGILCADIILEEGLINISSEDTEDTIKNKLLDIFDSTDKDPTKIIFLSCSHKKLSKPNVPSTFKFDGIGLKALIGQGKLYVLVEGPEFENDKDMMDQNKLDDTDMTDEELPVFGKTHSLQIPQADTNASMNSDQENTGSSAKPQTDITKTVQSQDIVEGDPEDTGTPTITFHPSCLERRERRSRLSLRSSTGNDALACPSTYRSYVQLFETEIVTVDDSDDEGDKTIPMDGDISLPELLIKLQSQVDLEKITKFNINRNLVLDGARRAIKRKSFCAKSKISVKFTDDVGIAEGAVDEGGPKREFLRMLMKKIQYLHIFEGPENRRILAYSTSALEDNLYRDVGLFFSLSIVHGGPSPKFLSPVMYNALVGQAGERNIEDIADGDLRGEVQKLKDASSLQDLNKQMNAMSTLLITAGCFRPILNMQQKDKLIMDIVRFLVLERTSTPLHQLRDGLQTLDVLTYIQEHYKAFKDLFVCQGNEKLTAEMMEVVFMDIKMSVPGSNRRRDEENIVGYWRDFLIDLQEDEDGEITLGDVLSFATGADCVPPLGFDPSPSITFLHDSGLFPKANTCSMELKLPVSEDFNTLKKNMTFGIANSPGFGLA
- the LOC134724680 gene encoding uncharacterized protein LOC134724680 isoform X2; translation: MMSGHIKVSHSELCYDAEVLLPLKEDVLERETLKSQFPSAVGLRYHVGGVLKAVAADTRGFSSPDGGWGTRRYIVVTTAECAGQARDIIGNRPSTSGLAQQITSVFKSSKATSHPRTHFSPIQGAASRKDIRQQMKKKKKLFEKSYKVVFIGNIKLPGILCADIILEEGLINISSEDTEDTIKNKLLDIFDSTDKDPTKIIFLSCSHKKLSKPNVPSTFKFDGIGLKALIGQGKLYVLVEGPEFENDKDMMDQNKLDDTDMTDEELPVFGKTHSLQIPQADTNASMNSDQENTGSSAKPQTDITKTVQSQDIVEGDPEDTGTPTITFHPSCLERRERRSRLSLRSSTGNDALACPSTYRSYVQLFETEIVTVDDSDDEGDKTIPMDGDISLPELLIKLQSQVDLEKITKFNINRNLVLDGARRAIKRKSFCAKSKISVKFTDDVGIAEGAVDEGGPKREFLRMLMKKIQYLHIFEGPENRRILAYSTSALEDNLYRDVGLFFSLSIVHGGPSPKFLSPVMYNALVGQAGERNIEDIADGDLRGEVQKLKDASSLQDLNKQMNAMSTLLITAGCFRPILNMQQKDKLIMDIVRFLVLERTSTPLHQLRDGLQTLDVLTYIQEHYKAFKDLFVCQGNEKLTAEMMEVVFMDIKMSVPGSNRRRDEENIVGYWRDFLIDLQDEDGEITLGDVLSFATGADCVPPLGFDPSPSITFLHDSGLFPKANTCSMELKLPVSEDFNTLKKNMTFGIANSPGFGLA